One genomic segment of Alkalimarinus alittae includes these proteins:
- the hemH gene encoding ferrochelatase yields the protein MNPSVDSKKAVLLVNLGTPDEPTAPAIRRYLKEFLSDPRVIETPRVIWWFILNLIILRFRPSKLVEPYSGIWQDGESPIRRITNQQVAKLQQRLNRNIQTQHVKVAAAMTYGNPSFQTVLKELQVDGYDDILVLPLYPQYSATTTAASWDALSRAIKKMRNIPQVHFIKRYCQHPLYIEALATTVRNHWESTGRQAKLFFSFHGIPKSYIDKGDPYQSECITTANLVAEALQLSDDQWQLCYQSRVGAAEWLKPYTDETMKALGNTKLKGLDVICPGFSADCLETIEEIDEENRGYFEAAGGSDFHYIPALNDQDIHIDLLEALVKENL from the coding sequence ATGAACCCAAGTGTCGACAGCAAAAAAGCCGTTCTTTTGGTCAATCTTGGCACACCTGATGAGCCCACAGCCCCCGCCATTCGTCGTTATCTCAAAGAGTTTTTGAGTGACCCCCGTGTTATTGAAACACCAAGGGTCATTTGGTGGTTTATACTCAACCTTATTATCTTAAGGTTCCGCCCTTCCAAGCTTGTAGAGCCCTACAGCGGTATCTGGCAAGATGGCGAGTCACCCATTCGTCGTATCACCAATCAGCAAGTGGCTAAATTACAGCAACGGTTAAATCGGAACATTCAGACGCAACACGTTAAAGTGGCGGCCGCCATGACCTATGGAAATCCTTCTTTTCAAACGGTTCTAAAAGAACTGCAAGTAGACGGCTATGACGACATTTTGGTATTGCCGCTTTATCCACAATACTCAGCTACCACAACTGCTGCTTCATGGGATGCGTTGAGCCGCGCAATCAAAAAGATGCGTAATATTCCTCAGGTGCACTTTATTAAGCGTTACTGCCAACATCCTTTATATATAGAGGCCTTGGCCACAACTGTACGCAACCACTGGGAGTCAACCGGGCGACAAGCAAAACTATTTTTCTCATTTCATGGCATTCCTAAGTCATATATTGATAAAGGCGACCCTTATCAATCAGAGTGTATTACAACAGCCAACTTGGTTGCTGAAGCTTTACAGCTTTCTGACGATCAGTGGCAACTTTGCTATCAATCACGAGTTGGGGCTGCCGAGTGGCTTAAGCCATACACAGACGAAACAATGAAAGCCTTAGGTAACACTAAACTCAAAGGGTTGGATGTAATCTGCCCTGGGTTTTCGGCTGACTGTTTAGAAACAATCGAAGAGATTGATGAAGAAAATCGTGGGTACTTTGAAGCAGCTGGTGGCTCAGATTTCCATTACATTCCAGCACTTAATGATCAAGATATCCACATCGACCTGTTAGAAGCATTAGTTAAAGAAAACTTATAA